In Microtus ochrogaster isolate Prairie Vole_2 linkage group LG9, MicOch1.0, whole genome shotgun sequence, the following are encoded in one genomic region:
- the LOC101999197 gene encoding olfactory receptor 5AL1-like, with protein MAKGNHSLVTEFILLGLTEDPELEVILFVILLIIYLFSVMSNLGLVLLIQISPQLQSPMYFFLSHLAFVDFCYTSCVTPNALVNFLREIKSISLYGCAAQVCFFTTFSVCEVFLLSVMAYDRYVAICNPLLYVIIMPRRLCFQIATTTYVYAFVTALIQTVTTFLLSFCDSNRVNQFFCEDIPLMALACSSTRVKEMMLLSMAGFNICCSLVIVLISYLFIVSAILKKHSGEGRRKVFSTCASHLSSIAIYYGTIIFMYLQPESSHSLNTDKFAAVFYVVIIPMLNPLIYSLRNKEVKSALKRSIGKIPLSISK; from the coding sequence ATGGCCAAAGGCAACCATTCATTAGTGACAGAGTTCATCCTCTTGGGACTTACAGAAGATCCCGAGCTTGAGGTCATTCTTTTTGTAATCCTTCTAATCATTTACTTGTTTAGTGTCATGAGTAACCTAGGACTGGTTCTGTTAATCCAAATCAGTCCTCAGCTTCAGTCCCCCATGTATTTTTTCCTCAGTCATCTGgcttttgttgatttttgctACACCTCCTGTGTCACTCCAAATGCTCTGGTGAATTTTTTGCGTGAAATTAAAAGCATATCGTTGTATGGATGCGCAGCTCAGGTGTGTTTCTTCAccacattttctgtgtgtgaagtCTTCCTGCTGTCTGTAATGGCCTATGATAggtatgtggccatctgcaaccCTTTGCTCTATGTGATTATCATGCCAAGGCGACTCTGCTTTCAAATAGCCACGACCACGTACGTGTATGCATTCGTCACAGCACTTATTCAGACGGTGACGaccttccttttgtctttctgtgactcCAACCGTGTGAACCAGTTCTTCTGTGAGGACATTCCTCTCATGGCTCTAGCTTGCTCCAGCACTCGAGTCAAGGAGATGATGCTGTTGAGCATGGCTGGGTTCAACATATGCTGCTCTCTCGTCATTGTCCTCATCTCCTACCTGTTCATCGTGTCTGCAATCCTGAAGAAGCActcaggggaagggagaaggaaagtctTCTCCACCTGCGCTTCTCACTTGTCTTCTATTGCTATATACTATGGGACAATCATTTTTATGTACTTACAGCCTGAATCTAGCCATTCCTTAAATACAGACaaatttgctgctgttttttatGTAGTGATAATACCCATGCTAAACCCATTAATTTATAGTTTAAGGAATAAGGAGGTGAAAAGTGCATTAAAGAGGAGTATAGGTAAGATTCCCCTGAGTATTAGTAAATGA